A genomic window from Acinetobacter chinensis includes:
- a CDS encoding fatty acid desaturase family protein, with protein sequence MNTRVSVTELFSRDEIKELTTASDLHGAWAVGSTWAIIAATFAGVAYYWEYAPIWAKVLMIAVALAILAGRQLCLAILMHDASHSSLFKTRWLNDVAVDWLCARPIWNDLHKYRAHHMRHHAKTSLPEDPDLSLVAGFPVTKKSLLRKFTRDLTGLTGVKFLFGRLLMDLDILEWTVSNDQKRIPQNGKTLKDYALSLFKNSSGAVISNAVIFGALWRAGHPGLYALWPLAYTVPFPLFIRIRSMAEHAGMQTSHSALTNTRTTHAGLLARSFVAPIHVNFHQEHHLMASVPYFKLPRMHRVLRERGFVDHPPTYVEVINSLSQKKAVIPETTA encoded by the coding sequence ATGAATACCCGTGTCAGTGTGACTGAATTATTCAGCAGGGACGAAATTAAAGAACTCACTACAGCATCAGATCTGCATGGTGCATGGGCTGTCGGCTCTACATGGGCAATTATTGCAGCAACATTTGCAGGGGTGGCATATTACTGGGAGTACGCCCCCATCTGGGCAAAAGTGCTAATGATTGCGGTTGCCCTGGCAATACTCGCAGGTCGGCAGTTATGCCTTGCTATATTAATGCATGATGCATCTCACAGTAGCTTATTTAAAACCAGATGGCTCAATGATGTTGCAGTTGACTGGCTCTGTGCCCGTCCTATATGGAATGATTTACATAAGTATCGGGCGCATCACATGCGACACCACGCAAAAACATCTTTACCTGAAGATCCTGATCTGAGTCTGGTCGCAGGTTTTCCTGTGACAAAGAAGTCCCTGCTGCGCAAATTTACCCGTGACTTGACAGGATTGACCGGTGTTAAATTTCTGTTTGGTCGCTTACTGATGGATCTGGATATACTTGAATGGACGGTATCCAATGATCAGAAACGTATTCCTCAGAATGGAAAAACACTAAAAGATTATGCACTGTCCTTATTCAAAAACAGTTCGGGTGCCGTAATCAGCAATGCTGTGATTTTTGGAGCTTTATGGCGTGCAGGACACCCTGGACTCTATGCGTTGTGGCCTTTGGCCTATACCGTACCTTTTCCGCTGTTTATCCGAATCCGTTCAATGGCTGAGCACGCAGGAATGCAAACCAGCCATTCAGCCCTGACCAATACCAGAACAACACATGCAGGTTTACTCGCACGTTCTTTTGTTGCCCCGATTCATGTCAATTTTCATCAGGAACATCATCTGATGGCTTCAGTTCCTTATTTTAAATTACCACGTATGCATCGTGTACTTCGTGAGCGTGGCTTTGTAGATCACCCACCCACCTATGTTGAAGTGATTAATTCTTTGTCACAGAAGAAAGCCGTAATACCCGAAACGACTGCATAA
- the cysK gene encoding cysteine synthase A: protein MTTDSAFPATENKGIAVYSNNAEAIGNTPLVRINRVITGGATVLAKIESRNPAFSVKCRVGAALVEDAEKRGLLKAGMHIVEPTSGNTGIALAFVAAAKGYDITLTMPSSMSIERRKVLKALGANLVLTDPAKGMKGAVDEAVRLVTEQPETYYLPQQFENPANPEIHELTTGPEIWNATGGKVDILVSGVGTGGTISGISRYFKKVKNQPLYSVAVEPAESAIISQTRRGESITPGPHKIQGIGANFIPGNLALDLVDEVIAVQSQTAIDYARKTAVQEGILVGISSGAAMAAAAELAARPENAGKTIVVILPDSGERYLSSVLFEDISAD, encoded by the coding sequence ATGACGACTGATTCTGCTTTTCCAGCAACAGAAAATAAAGGCATTGCTGTATACAGTAATAATGCCGAGGCAATTGGTAATACACCACTGGTACGGATTAACCGTGTAATCACGGGTGGGGCAACTGTACTGGCAAAAATTGAAAGCCGTAACCCTGCTTTTTCAGTAAAGTGCCGTGTCGGTGCTGCTTTGGTGGAAGACGCTGAAAAACGTGGATTATTAAAGGCAGGCATGCATATTGTTGAGCCGACCAGCGGTAATACCGGTATTGCACTTGCCTTTGTTGCAGCTGCCAAAGGCTATGACATTACACTGACCATGCCTTCCAGCATGAGTATTGAACGTCGTAAAGTACTGAAAGCACTGGGAGCAAACCTGGTACTGACAGACCCTGCCAAAGGCATGAAAGGTGCTGTGGATGAAGCGGTCCGACTGGTGACCGAGCAGCCTGAAACTTATTATTTACCTCAGCAGTTTGAAAATCCTGCCAACCCTGAAATTCATGAACTGACTACGGGTCCAGAAATCTGGAATGCAACGGGCGGTAAAGTGGATATTCTGGTTTCAGGTGTGGGTACTGGTGGAACAATTTCGGGTATTTCACGTTATTTTAAAAAGGTGAAAAATCAGCCGTTATATTCTGTTGCAGTTGAACCGGCAGAGTCTGCCATTATCAGTCAGACCCGTCGTGGTGAAAGCATTACTCCAGGACCTCATAAAATCCAGGGGATTGGGGCGAACTTTATTCCAGGCAACCTGGCACTTGATCTTGTTGATGAAGTTATAGCAGTTCAAAGTCAGACAGCGATTGATTACGCACGCAAAACTGCGGTGCAGGAAGGAATACTGGTCGGTATTTCCAGCGGTGCAGCGATGGCTGCGGCGGCTGAACTTGCAGCACGTCCAGAAAATGCTGGTAAAACAATTGTTGTGATATTACCTGACAGTGGTGAGCGTTATTTATCCTCTGTTCTGTTTGAAGATATCTCAGCAGACTGA
- a CDS encoding LysR substrate-binding domain-containing protein: MFELDCKLLSIFFYVYKYKSVSVAADHLTMSQPTVSNILNKIRQHYNDPLFLRIGNEMIPTELSKQLFPLVSEALSKVEIINNFTIDFDQSTSQQQFTLAMTDVSHLVLLPRITQYLKKYASHIRLNVRPITSETSYQMANGEIDLALGFLPHLENGFYQQKLFEQYYVVIASKDHPRLTGNSISAEEYLSESHIDIDAGMGHYHIENELLNLELKRNILMRLPSYLGVGLVVQDTDAIATVPYYLSEVLLSRGNLKIFEAPISFPTYSVKQYWHMSCHHKTSHQWLRHMFHEILMK; encoded by the coding sequence GTGTTTGAACTGGACTGTAAATTACTCAGCATCTTTTTTTACGTCTATAAATATAAAAGCGTTTCAGTTGCCGCAGATCATCTGACCATGAGTCAGCCCACAGTCAGTAATATTCTGAATAAGATCCGTCAGCATTATAACGACCCGCTGTTTTTACGTATCGGTAATGAGATGATTCCAACAGAATTGTCCAAACAACTGTTTCCTCTGGTCAGTGAAGCACTGAGTAAAGTTGAAATTATCAATAATTTTACGATTGATTTTGATCAGTCCACATCACAGCAGCAGTTTACACTGGCAATGACCGATGTATCGCATCTGGTTCTTCTGCCCCGAATTACGCAATATCTGAAAAAATATGCTTCACATATCCGTCTGAATGTCCGTCCGATTACCTCTGAAACCAGTTATCAGATGGCAAATGGCGAAATTGATCTCGCGCTGGGGTTTTTACCACATCTTGAAAATGGCTTTTATCAGCAGAAACTTTTTGAACAGTATTATGTCGTAATTGCATCCAAAGACCATCCACGCCTGACAGGAAACAGCATCAGTGCAGAAGAATATTTAAGTGAGTCACATATTGATATTGATGCAGGAATGGGACATTACCACATTGAAAATGAGCTTTTAAACCTTGAGCTGAAGCGCAATATTCTGATGCGTCTGCCAAGCTATCTGGGCGTAGGACTGGTGGTTCAGGATACTGATGCAATTGCCACTGTGCCTTATTATCTGAGTGAAGTACTGTTGTCACGTGGCAATCTGAAAATATTTGAAGCCCCGATTTCATTTCCGACTTATTCGGTTAAACAGTACTGGCATATGTCCTGTCATCATAAAACCAGCCACCAGTGGCTCAGACATATGTTCCATGAAATATTAATGAAATAA
- a CDS encoding peroxisomal multifunctional enzyme type 2: MSELRFDGRVAIVTGAGGGLGRQHALTLAARGCKVVVNDLGGGAHGSGQSSSAADKVVEEIRTAGGEAVANYDSVENGEAIVQTALDHFGAVDIVINNAGILRDVSFAKMTEQDWDLIMRVHLNGSKSVSHAAWPIMREKGYGRIIMTTSAAGIYGNFGQANYCAAKLGILGLANCLAEEGRSKNIFVNTIAPLAASRLTETVMPPDLLALLKPEAVSPLVAWLAHEDCKENKGLFEVGAGFVAKLRWERTEGYMFPNKRPFNVDDVARHWDKITDFTESTHPNSTTESFTPILDGINHPNLGGNEFIDLDVASKAKLEIESSYDERDLSLYALGIGAAQNPLDSSELAYVYELGSEFQAFPTYGVMPQMNAMLQMAKQGVTLPGMNYGFDRVLHGEQYTEIKRPLPPNAKLQHIFTLKNAYDKDPNAVVTFAISSKDENGEELIYNEMTAFVRGAGGWGGDRGDSTEINVAPEREPDAVIEEKTDVNQTLLYRLSGDWNPLHADPAFAKAFGFDRPILHGLCTFGFSGRHVIKAFSNNDGRYFKSIKVRFAKSVYPGDTLVTKMWKESDTKIIFETWVKERNEVVIKNAAIELYTEIPKAKAKTEQASVLAVQASNEPDRLIAKDVFKVIAEHVAQHPELVDKTKTSFLFKLKNPDSMWTLDLKNGAGSCKQGEITNADVTLEMDEEHLETVVTSSLADVQKLFFGGQLKIGGNVMASNKLIVLQEIDSKLFVEAKNQRLANAGSTSSTPSDSASTVNTEITLADVFTVVNQHIANTAGIVDKTKTSFQFKLKNPESLWFIDLKNGAGSAGAGEVANPDVTLEMDEEHVPTVFNGSLADVQKLFFSGQLKIGGNVMASNKLIVLQDMDKKLIDQARDARVASEDTTQAAAAPTSATKVAKAPEIFTALQNRLKGESNANHTYQFNITEPNESWTVNLANGSVQQGSDAKADVTLTLSDHHLAELVANQRDIRDLYQHGDVVVDGDIRLVHQMQFLQNLS, from the coding sequence ATGTCAGAATTACGTTTTGATGGACGTGTAGCCATTGTCACAGGTGCAGGTGGTGGCTTAGGACGACAACATGCACTGACCCTTGCAGCCCGAGGCTGTAAAGTCGTGGTGAATGACTTGGGCGGTGGCGCACATGGTTCAGGACAATCTTCTTCGGCTGCCGACAAAGTCGTGGAAGAAATTCGTACCGCAGGCGGTGAAGCAGTCGCCAATTATGACTCAGTGGAAAATGGTGAAGCTATTGTCCAAACAGCTTTAGATCATTTTGGTGCAGTGGATATTGTCATTAACAATGCAGGGATTTTACGGGATGTCAGTTTTGCCAAAATGACTGAGCAGGATTGGGATCTGATTATGCGAGTGCATTTGAATGGCTCGAAAAGTGTCTCACATGCAGCTTGGCCAATCATGCGTGAAAAAGGTTATGGTCGAATTATCATGACCACGTCGGCAGCAGGGATTTATGGAAATTTCGGGCAAGCCAATTATTGTGCTGCAAAATTGGGCATTCTTGGGTTAGCCAACTGTTTGGCAGAAGAAGGTCGCAGTAAAAACATTTTCGTCAATACCATTGCACCATTAGCAGCGTCACGTTTAACAGAAACGGTGATGCCACCTGATTTATTGGCTCTGCTAAAGCCTGAAGCGGTGAGCCCATTGGTGGCTTGGCTTGCCCATGAAGACTGTAAGGAAAATAAGGGCTTATTTGAAGTGGGCGCAGGTTTTGTTGCCAAACTGCGTTGGGAGCGTACAGAGGGCTATATGTTCCCAAACAAACGCCCATTTAATGTCGATGATGTAGCACGTCATTGGGATAAAATCACCGATTTCACAGAATCAACCCATCCAAATTCAACTACAGAATCATTCACGCCAATTTTGGACGGGATTAACCATCCAAACTTAGGTGGTAATGAATTCATTGACTTAGATGTTGCATCCAAAGCCAAGCTTGAGATCGAATCATCTTATGATGAACGTGATTTGTCGCTTTATGCATTGGGAATTGGTGCTGCGCAAAATCCATTGGACAGTTCAGAACTTGCCTATGTCTATGAACTGGGTAGTGAATTTCAAGCCTTTCCAACTTATGGTGTGATGCCACAAATGAATGCCATGTTGCAAATGGCAAAGCAAGGCGTGACGCTTCCGGGCATGAATTATGGTTTCGACCGTGTACTACATGGTGAGCAATATACTGAAATTAAACGACCTTTACCGCCAAACGCCAAATTACAGCATATATTTACCTTAAAAAATGCTTATGACAAAGACCCTAATGCAGTGGTCACTTTTGCGATTTCATCTAAAGATGAAAATGGTGAAGAACTGATTTATAACGAAATGACGGCATTTGTCCGAGGCGCAGGTGGTTGGGGCGGTGATCGTGGTGATTCAACAGAAATCAATGTTGCACCTGAGCGTGAACCTGATGCGGTGATTGAAGAAAAAACCGATGTGAATCAAACGCTGTTGTATCGTTTATCAGGCGATTGGAATCCTTTGCATGCTGATCCTGCATTTGCCAAAGCTTTTGGTTTTGATCGTCCAATTTTACATGGCTTATGTACTTTTGGTTTTAGTGGTCGCCATGTGATTAAAGCCTTTAGCAATAATGATGGACGTTATTTCAAAAGTATCAAAGTACGCTTTGCCAAGAGTGTCTATCCGGGCGATACCTTAGTCACTAAAATGTGGAAAGAATCGGATACCAAAATCATTTTTGAAACGTGGGTGAAAGAGCGTAATGAAGTGGTGATTAAGAATGCTGCCATTGAATTATATACAGAAATTCCTAAAGCCAAAGCAAAAACTGAGCAAGCATCTGTTCTGGCGGTACAGGCATCTAATGAACCTGATCGCTTGATTGCCAAAGATGTGTTTAAAGTCATTGCTGAACATGTCGCACAACATCCTGAATTAGTCGATAAAACCAAGACTTCATTCTTATTTAAACTCAAAAATCCTGATTCAATGTGGACGCTTGATCTGAAAAATGGTGCAGGTTCGTGTAAGCAAGGTGAGATTACCAATGCCGATGTGACACTTGAAATGGATGAGGAACATCTTGAAACGGTGGTGACAAGTTCATTGGCAGATGTGCAGAAGCTGTTCTTTGGCGGTCAGTTGAAAATTGGTGGCAATGTCATGGCGTCCAATAAATTGATCGTGTTGCAGGAAATTGATTCTAAATTATTTGTAGAAGCGAAAAATCAACGCTTAGCAAATGCAGGGAGTACAAGTTCGACTCCAAGTGATTCAGCTTCTACAGTGAATACTGAAATCACACTTGCTGATGTCTTTACAGTGGTCAATCAACATATTGCAAATACGGCAGGGATTGTTGATAAAACCAAAACTTCATTCCAGTTTAAACTGAAAAATCCTGAGTCTTTGTGGTTTATTGACCTGAAAAATGGTGCAGGCAGTGCTGGCGCAGGCGAAGTTGCCAATCCTGATGTGACCCTTGAAATGGATGAGGAGCATGTGCCAACGGTATTTAATGGTTCATTGGCAGATGTGCAAAAGTTGTTCTTTAGCGGTCAGTTAAAAATTGGTGGCAATGTGATGGCATCCAATAAATTGATTGTTCTGCAAGATATGGACAAAAAGTTGATTGATCAGGCACGTGATGCACGTGTGGCTTCGGAAGATACAACACAGGCTGCGGCAGCACCGACAAGTGCAACTAAAGTGGCGAAAGCGCCTGAAATTTTCACAGCATTACAGAATCGTTTAAAAGGTGAAAGTAATGCAAACCATACTTATCAATTTAACATTACTGAACCGAATGAGTCGTGGACGGTGAATTTAGCCAATGGCAGTGTGCAACAGGGCAGTGATGCCAAGGCTGATGTCACTTTGACATTGTCTGATCATCATTTGGCGGAGTTGGTGGCGAATCAGCGTGATATTCGTGACTTGTATCAGCATGGTGATGTAGTGGTGGATGGTGATATTCGTTTGGTGCATCAGATGCAGTTTTTGCAGAATTTGTCTTAA
- the yddG gene encoding aromatic amino acid DMT transporter YddG, which translates to MSRNLATLIGFSAILQWSSIVGLLKKVSFDIGADLAVTFMYSISALILLVLFKIPDLKLLSRGYLIFATLLFVVYELCFSYAIALAQTAQQAIEVSLVNYLWPSMTILFLILFKELKFNILVLCGLGISMSGIVLIQSGSGSFEWGTVLQNLQANPVSYMLAFVGAALWSLYCVITKKYSNGHNPITLFFLAITAVLWLKMLLIGDLTPLANMSFSTLGYLLILSTVTGLGYAVWNIGIIQGNITVLVALSYFSPIFSSVISMFILQTALTVNFWHGAVLVTAGSLLCWISTNWQLLKNKFFYMFNGKVL; encoded by the coding sequence ATGTCCAGAAATCTTGCGACCCTTATTGGCTTCAGTGCTATTTTACAGTGGTCGTCTATAGTTGGGTTATTAAAAAAAGTAAGTTTCGACATTGGTGCAGATCTGGCCGTGACCTTTATGTACAGTATCAGTGCTTTGATCTTACTGGTGCTGTTCAAAATCCCCGATCTGAAACTGCTTTCTCGTGGATATCTGATTTTTGCGACTCTGCTTTTTGTCGTGTATGAGCTGTGTTTTTCCTATGCAATTGCACTGGCGCAGACTGCGCAACAAGCGATTGAAGTCAGTCTGGTCAATTATCTCTGGCCAAGTATGACCATTCTGTTTCTTATTCTGTTTAAAGAACTGAAATTCAACATACTGGTGCTGTGTGGTCTGGGCATAAGTATGAGTGGAATTGTACTGATTCAAAGCGGGTCAGGGTCTTTTGAGTGGGGAACAGTCTTACAGAATTTACAAGCCAATCCCGTCAGCTATATGCTGGCATTTGTTGGTGCTGCACTATGGTCTCTGTATTGTGTGATCACCAAAAAATACAGTAATGGACACAATCCGATAACCCTGTTTTTTCTGGCAATCACGGCTGTCCTCTGGTTAAAAATGCTGCTGATCGGTGACCTGACCCCTCTTGCAAATATGAGTTTCAGTACACTGGGTTATCTGCTTATTTTGTCTACTGTGACTGGACTTGGTTATGCCGTCTGGAATATCGGCATTATTCAGGGCAACATTACCGTACTGGTCGCTTTGTCTTATTTCAGTCCTATTTTCTCATCCGTCATTTCCATGTTTATTTTACAGACCGCACTGACGGTCAATTTCTGGCATGGAGCGGTACTGGTCACAGCAGGTTCATTGCTCTGCTGGATTTCAACCAACTGGCAATTGCTGAAGAATAAGTTCTTTTATATGTTTAATGGAAAAGTACTTTAA
- a CDS encoding lipid-transfer protein yields MKRRVNVIGVGMTKFAKPGASAEYYEMAKEAGQKALQDANIQYNEIEQVFAGYVYGDSTCGQRAAYELGLTGVPIVNVNNNCSTGSSALFLARQAIEGGLAECVLALGFEKMEKGALGAKFNDREPPMGQHAQVMLNVQGFNSAPPAAQMFGGAGREYRWKYGTKKETFGQIAVKARKHASNNPYALFGQILSLDEIMASDNVFDPLTRFQCCPPTCGAGAVILCSDEFAKKHGISNPVYIAAQSMTTDYASSFEEQSMIKMVGYDMTKQAANQVYEAAGIGAEDVDVIELHDCFTANELLTYEALGLCPEGEAEKFIWDADNTYGGKYVTNPSGGLLSKGHPLGATGLAQCTELVWQLRGTADQRQVANARIALQHNLGLGGACVITMYRRD; encoded by the coding sequence ATGAAAAGACGTGTCAATGTAATTGGTGTCGGCATGACCAAATTCGCCAAGCCAGGTGCGAGTGCTGAATATTATGAAATGGCAAAGGAAGCAGGGCAAAAAGCCTTACAGGATGCCAATATTCAATACAATGAAATCGAACAGGTTTTTGCAGGTTATGTTTATGGCGACTCTACCTGCGGACAACGAGCAGCCTATGAACTTGGCTTAACAGGTGTGCCGATCGTCAATGTCAATAATAACTGCTCTACAGGTTCAAGTGCTTTATTCCTTGCCCGTCAAGCCATTGAAGGTGGATTGGCTGAATGTGTACTTGCACTTGGTTTTGAGAAGATGGAAAAGGGCGCATTGGGTGCAAAATTCAATGATCGTGAACCACCGATGGGACAACATGCGCAAGTGATGTTAAATGTACAAGGCTTCAATTCCGCACCGCCTGCCGCACAAATGTTTGGTGGTGCAGGACGTGAATATCGTTGGAAATACGGCACGAAAAAAGAAACTTTTGGACAGATTGCAGTCAAAGCCCGTAAACATGCAAGCAACAATCCTTATGCCTTATTTGGTCAGATCTTATCTTTAGATGAAATCATGGCATCTGACAATGTCTTCGATCCATTGACTCGTTTCCAATGCTGTCCGCCAACCTGTGGAGCAGGCGCAGTGATTTTATGTTCTGACGAATTTGCCAAAAAACACGGTATTTCCAATCCTGTTTATATCGCAGCGCAGTCAATGACCACAGATTATGCATCAAGTTTTGAAGAGCAAAGCATGATCAAAATGGTTGGCTATGACATGACCAAACAAGCTGCAAATCAAGTCTATGAAGCCGCAGGTATTGGTGCGGAAGATGTCGATGTAATTGAATTACATGACTGTTTTACGGCTAATGAATTACTCACTTACGAAGCTTTGGGACTTTGTCCTGAGGGTGAAGCTGAAAAATTCATCTGGGATGCAGACAATACCTATGGCGGCAAATACGTCACCAACCCATCAGGTGGTTTGTTGTCAAAAGGGCATCCTTTGGGCGCTACAGGTTTGGCGCAATGTACTGAACTGGTATGGCAATTACGTGGTACAGCCGATCAGCGTCAGGTGGCAAATGCCCGAATTGCCCTACAGCATAACCTCGGCTTAGGTGGTGCGTGTGTGATTACCATGTATCGACGTGATTGA
- a CDS encoding immunity protein Imm33 domain-containing protein, producing MDKDLIEEQQLVCEEFDSSYNAVKETDLVAIAVHTLNKEPVVGLRKALDPQDNVAWYIYGGELEEGDDFFEIITVKELFEVFPDALPYLALAEGYRFMIDSDDYEDVWKAE from the coding sequence ATGGACAAAGATTTAATTGAAGAACAGCAACTTGTCTGTGAAGAATTTGATTCAAGCTATAATGCAGTAAAAGAGACAGATCTCGTTGCCATAGCCGTTCATACACTGAACAAAGAACCTGTTGTAGGACTACGTAAAGCGCTTGATCCACAGGACAATGTTGCCTGGTATATCTACGGTGGAGAACTTGAAGAAGGGGATGATTTTTTTGAAATCATTACTGTAAAAGAGCTTTTTGAGGTTTTCCCTGATGCACTTCCATACCTTGCACTGGCAGAAGGTTATCGTTTCATGATTGATTCAGATGACTACGAAGACGTCTGGAAAGCTGAATAA
- a CDS encoding metal-dependent hydrolase: protein MGILKKFIKSATYHEPLPIRRDIRFDLPADRIADWHTSAGPIFTALLNTFSIVLPIGERFFIDAVRAHRDLVEDPELKKAVTAFIGQEAMHGREHEDYNRALFERNSIAPQFESFVLDVFGLMKKHLPASYWLSATIALEHFTALLADSVLQIPELFEGAEEHYANIWRWHAFEETEHKAVAYDVWNTAMGQGIYAYLLRSFGLVAATVVFWGFVLPVFTKIVMDEKKLTDLSAWRKAYRYTFGEVGALRKQLGNYIDYFRPNYHPWDHDNRAQMLALQDLIYELADKTKAAKVLS from the coding sequence ATGGGTATTTTAAAAAAATTTATAAAGTCTGCGACTTATCATGAGCCACTACCGATTCGGCGTGATATTCGTTTTGATTTGCCGGCAGACCGTATTGCAGACTGGCATACTTCAGCTGGACCTATTTTTACAGCATTACTGAATACATTTTCAATCGTTTTACCTATCGGTGAACGTTTCTTCATTGATGCTGTCCGTGCGCATCGTGATCTAGTCGAAGATCCAGAACTGAAGAAAGCAGTGACTGCATTTATTGGTCAGGAAGCCATGCATGGTCGTGAGCACGAGGACTATAACAGAGCCCTGTTTGAGCGAAATTCAATTGCACCGCAGTTTGAAAGTTTCGTACTTGATGTTTTTGGTCTGATGAAAAAGCATTTACCTGCATCATACTGGTTAAGTGCAACGATTGCGCTTGAACATTTTACAGCGTTGCTTGCAGATTCAGTTTTACAGATCCCTGAATTATTTGAGGGTGCAGAAGAACATTATGCCAATATTTGGCGTTGGCATGCTTTCGAGGAAACTGAACATAAAGCAGTGGCTTACGATGTGTGGAATACGGCAATGGGTCAGGGCATCTATGCTTATTTATTGCGTAGCTTTGGTTTAGTGGCTGCAACGGTCGTGTTTTGGGGCTTTGTACTGCCTGTATTTACCAAAATCGTGATGGATGAGAAGAAACTGACTGATCTCTCAGCATGGCGTAAAGCGTACAGATATACCTTTGGTGAAGTTGGTGCTTTGCGTAAACAACTGGGCAATTATATTGATTATTTCCGCCCAAATTATCATCCATGGGATCATGATAACCGTGCACAAATGCTGGCTTTGCAGGATTTGATTTATGAGCTGGCTGATAAGACCAAAGCAGCCAAAGTTCTGTCATAA